The Branchiostoma floridae strain S238N-H82 chromosome 18, Bfl_VNyyK, whole genome shotgun sequence DNA window GCCTTCCACAAGCTGGCCAGGAGGGTAGGTCATGCTCTTTAACCTATAAACTCTATCTAACCTATGTCGCCTTCCACAAGCTGGCCAGGAGGGTAGGTCATGCTCTTTAACCTTTGCACTTTGATCTACATGGCCTTCTACAAGCTGGCCAGAAGGGTAGGTCACGCTCTTTAACCTATAAACTCTAACCTTTGTCATCTTTCACAAGCTGGTCAGGAGGGTGGGTCATGCTCTTTAACCTATGAACTTTTAACACTTTAACCTTTGATCACTGTGTCTTCTTCCTCAAGTTTGATGGTAGAGTCATGATCTTTCACCTTAGTACTTTAACATACTTAGTACTTAAACATACTTACATGACCTTCTACAAGTGATGGTCTACAAGATAGATCATTCTCTATAGCCTATAGATGTAACCTATTAGAAGGGCTAGGACATTGCCTTTCATTTACCCAtcttttcattcattccttctcTCGTTCCCAGTTGGCCAATGAGATGGATGATTTAGACGAGCTCCTGAAGCGGACTCCGACGGACGGTACCAAGGGTCTGGAGATCGCCATCCATCGCCATGACGACCAGTGGAAGGAGGTTCAGGAGGCGTTCACAGTGATGGAGAGGAAGGGGCGCGAGTTCCTGTCGGAAGTCAAACTTGTAAGTTCtgttttatttgctttgttGTAATTCTTAATTGGTACACTTTGACTACGCATGATGAACAGccaaaataataaacaaatgaataaaacatgtcTTTTGTTTTGGAAAATTGTTGTGCCTGGCTAGACCTTTCCGAGGTGCTAAATAGTGTCCACATCAAAAATAAAGGTCTGTAATTCATATAGTGGGTAGTCAGAATATTAACACATTTtaggctgtccttggtgctgaattccaTTCACTCTGATGACACAAGCACaatctgtgtttttttagtaCCTACTGATAATAAGTTCTTTTTAATGCAATATTTAGTTGAATATTGAACATGTTATGTGCATGTGGTAGGTTTTCTTGTAATTCTGAGAGATTTTAAGAATGGATCCCTCCAGAGATGTTAATGGTTGTGTACTAGAAAAACTTGTGGGAGACTCACAATGCCACGGCTGAAGCTAAGAATGTTTGTACCTTTCTCCAGGCTGCAATTTGTCTGCCAGATGTTCCAAACACTTAGCTTCACAGAAATGGGTCATGATTCTCCCAGAAAGTTTGTCAGTTTGATCCTGTTGGCCCAAGGCCATAAGAAGTGTGGCTTTGAAAACATAAGAACTGGCTATGTGCCAATTGTATAGGAGGGAACTTAAGGCAGGGTTgcattttacaatttacaaagaagCAGTCTTACACTGTTTGCAATCTCTTTTGATGTACACAGTTTGGCAAAGCTGTGATGTTCTctgttgacaatgatagaaggTTTTGAAAAGCTTTTGAGTTGTACAATTCATAATGGCAAAGTAGGATTGAGATGACCTATAACAGAAAGAAGCTTTACAGATGAATTCAACTTTGTTGAAGATGTTGCATTTAAGATGACCCCCTGCTAGACACAGGCAGATGACAGGCAGATGCATACATGACTTTCTGTTGTATATATGACTGTATTACATAGGTTTGAGTTGATTCCCAACTAGACAAAGAGATTAGTTTACAGACAAATACACTTTGGTTTTGAGATGACCCCAGCTAGACACAGGGAGATGAATACATTACTGTTTGTTGTACAGTGTATAGGTTTGAGATGATCCCCAACTGGGATGATACAGAATTTGAAGTTTACAGATGAAATATGATGACTGTTTGTCACACCTGTAGGTTTGAGACGACCCCCAGCTAGACACAGGCAGATGAATACATGATTGTTTGTTGTACCTGTAGGTTCAAGATGACCCCCAGCTAGACACGGAGCGTGCAGTGCTGTGCGTAGAGACACTACTCGAGCACTTTGGGGAGAGAAAGCGAACTATCCAGGACCAGCAGATGATTAAATGACTGTTTGTCACACCTGTAGGTTCGAGATGACCCCCAGCTTGACACTGAGCGCGCAGTGCTGTGTGTAGAGACGCTCCTCGAGCACTTCGGGGAGAGAAAGCGAACTATCCAGGACCAGCGCACGGGCTGGCAGCAGAAGCTTCAGGCAGAGGAGGAGTTCAAACAGGACTGGTTAAGATTCATGCAGGAAGTCAAGAAGGTAAATCTACGTCCTTTTGTTTCATACGTCCTTTTGTTTCATACGTCCTTTTGTTTCATACCTATGTCCCGGAACGTTAAATACAGCAGTTCTGTACTGGATGATAACTTTCCATATCACACGGGCTttgaagttgtatcacacaggcctCCATCAAATAGTTGGAACATACTCCATATGCTAAGTGCGGCTTGgtcgaatacctgatttggatGTTGGAATTCCTtctgttacaatttttgtttcttcaagGATACTACATATTCTCGACTTCTGAAGAAAGTAAatccaaagtttttttttgtagactCTATCAGACAAACTAGCACAATTGCTATATATTATAGTACAACTCTAAACTATCTTCCAACACAAACGTATACGTGAATTGCTCTTATATACTCCGAGATGGCACAAGGAGAGAGCTACGCGGTTTGGGGCAtatgatgtctttattctgctCTGTGCGTAGACTGGTAGAGTCTTAGAGGTCGTGCAAAGACATCAACGGCCTAAGACCAGGGTCTAAGACCAGGATCTTGGCTATTACAACAAACAGTGCAgtaaatgtacatatacatgtagtggtaCGGTTTCACATTCTTTGAAAGGAAAAATACAATGCAACACGGGCAGGACGGTTGGTAAGCGAGAGGCAAGCCCTGCCAACCCAGTcggcggatgtcgctcagtgaggtcaaaggtcacttcCTTCAGAGAAATTCCACacgattgctctacaagcaatCCTAACATGAtcaaatttttttctattaccactgtcaccttcttcaggctCAATAAAGAAGGAGGCAACTGTGGTCGTTGAAAGTTTGATCCATGTtaaacctttgtgttggaagaaagttgtACTATTATTGCTACCAACGCAGTTTAGCTTCCATGATAATACACTGGCTATGAGGAGAATATTTGCCTGTGGAGTTTTGTGACCAAGGTGTTTCATTGACCAGGTACTGGTGCAGGAAATCTTAAACCTATACCCTTATCCTTTTTTTGTTGAATTCTAAAAGATCTTGGTCTTTGCTGTGTTTgaataatttgaaaaatactaatggcattttttttgtgtgtgtcccCAGACCATTGAGTGGATCATGAGCCTGGAGAGGGAGATTTTCCCCACCAGTGGAGCCGAGCTGGGAACCAACCTGGAGGATGCAGTCGACCTGCAGGACAAACTCAGGAAGTTCATGCCTACAGCTGAGGTTagggttgtttatttgtttgtttgtttgtttacctggagGATGCAGTCAACCTGCAGGACAAGCTCAGGAAGTTCATGCCCACAGCTGAGGTTagggttgtttatttgtttgtttgtttgtttacctggagGATGCAGTCAACCTGCAGGACAAGCTCAGGAAGTTCATGCCCACAGCTGAGGTTagggttgtttatttgtttgtttgtttgtttacctggaaGATGCAGTCAACCTGCAGGACAAGCACAGGAAGTTCATGCCTACAGCTGAGGTTagggttgtttatttgtttgtttgtttgtgtttacctGGAGGATGCAGTCGACCTGCAGGACAAGCTCAGGAAGTTCATGCCTACAGCTGAGGTTatggttgtttatttgtttgtttgtttacctggagGATGCAGTCGACCTGCAGGACAAACTCAGGAAGTTCATGCCTACAGCTGAGGTTagggttgtttatttgtttgtttgtttgtttgtttacctggagGATGCAGTCGACCTGCAGGACAAGCTCAGGAAGTTCATGCCTACAGCTGAGGTTatggttgtttatttgtttgtttgtttacctggagGATGCAGTCGACCTGCAGGACAAGCTCAGGAAGTTCATGCCTACAGCTGAGGTTagggttgtttatttgtttatttgtttgttttgtttatctgGAGGATGCAGTCAACCTGCAGGACAAACTCAGGAAGTTCATTCCTACAGCATAAGTAAATATAATGTTCAAAGATAGTACAGAGATGTCCGATGTAAGTAGCAAAgctttaaaaacaaaatgaaattttacatCTTCTTTTGTGATACCGAATATTGACAGGAAATACTTTGACGGTTATGTAAACAACAATGTAGGTCAGGTTGTGTTTGTCAAGTGACCAAAGGCTGCAGTACTCCTTGCCATATATAGGTGGcactgcaggtacatgtacaagccatAGCTCAGATGGAGAGTAACATGTTCAGAATCTGCATTTGATTGAAAACCAATGATGTTTTGCAGGGCTCCATACTTGTCATGCACTTCTATATACTGAAAACTACTCTACATTATTAGCTCACAGTGTACAACTCCGTCTGATCTGAGCTATCCTTAACTTCTCTTTCACATTTGTCTAACTTACAGAAAACCAGTGAAGTAGCTGAGGGCCATGTGAAGACTGCAGAGATGCTTGCAGCTCGAGGAGAAACCGGTCCATAGATGGAGTCTTTCATCTTTAACCTGACTCTTACTCTTTCCTTTCTTTGCCACAAACAGAAAACCAGTGAAGTAGTTGAGGGCCATGTGAAGACTGCAGAGATGCTGGCAGCTGGAGAAGGGACCGGTCCATAGATGGAGTGTCTCAATTTAAACCTGACTCTTACTCTTTCCTTTCTTTGCCACAAACAGAAAACCAGTGAAGTAGTTGAGGGCATGTGAAGACAGCAGAGATGCTGTCAGCTCGAGGAGAGACCCATAGATGGAGTCTCTCATCTTCAACCTGACTCTTACTCTTTCCTTTCTTTGCCACCAATAGAAAACCAGTGAAGTAGTTGAAGGGCATGTGAAGACTGCAGAGATGCTGGCAGCTCGAGGAGAAACCGGTCCACAGAAGGAGTCCCTGATCATGGACCTGCTGAGGGTTCACCAGCGGTTCCAGGCCAGGCTGGCTGAGTACATCCTGCTGCTGGAGATGGCAATTGCCTTCTTCGACAACATCAACAAGGTTTGGAACACACCTGTCACAAGTGATGGTCTGAAGTATAGGACTGACTGTACATGCCCATCCCAAGGGTCTTTGTCCCTGTCCTTCCCCAGAACTTTCCATATTTCatctttctcttctttctttatcttttcttttatctttccTTCCctctttctttgtgttttttttttttgctattttcttcttcagagTTTTTGGTTGcatctttcattcattcttgACACCTTTTGTGTGATTAGCTTTTCTTGTAATCCATCTTTCCTTCTTTCGAGATTTACTTCTTTTTCTTGCAAACATTTGTGATAAAATTAAAGATAATCATAACTATCCATGCCAAAGCCTTTCTCAGGTACAAATTTAAAcatctttttgtttttctttcgtaTAGTTTTCATTTTAATATTAATTTTCTCTCTTGTCCTCTGTCTTAGGACACTTTTAGGATTATTGATTGCCATCATTTATTAAACCTGTCTCATCCATAGATTTTTTATTCATCCTTTTCCATCAATTTCTTCTGCATTTCTTGATTCTCTCTCCAAGTAAGTTCACCACTCTAATCACCAGCTTTAATTCCTTGTTGtaactttttcatttcatcatttactcttttccttctctttccCACATTTGCCTCCTCATTTGCTTTCACCATGTTCTCTTCTCACCTTCCTTCATTCAGAGATCCCACTCTGTACACCCTCCTGTTCCTCCATCCCTCTATTGTCCTCTCtctccatccctccatcctcCCAATCACCCACCTTGTCGTCCCTCCCCAGACTGATTGGTTGCTACGGAAGAACATGAAGGAATACCAGCGGTTGTCACGGTTACCAGACATGGCAGCTGCCAATCACGCTATAGAGGAGCACAGTTTGTCCCAGAATTCCAGAGTGATTGTggtttcttttttgtatttttctgaaGTTGATGTCTTCCAAGCTAAACCTGAATCATTTGTTTTAAGGTTTATCTATCATTCAATACTtccagtagcctgggtaccatccggaaagtagattgctccggcgttcattatacactatatacagtcgcttctctgtgtttccgtctgggaacgtggaccatcttaacgtctggaatcgtccaaattttggacacagGCGCTGTTTGGTcccacatatgagcgaattatggaatgggttcaagagGTCTTTCGAACCGACATTCCAACACTGGACAAGCCCTCCATCTGCTtgtgggagggcctgttgtcatcaaaggagcgctctagaacctattccttgatttGCTCATCAACAGACGTTAGCatcaaacggtttgaatgtgcaggtctccgtccggatagcagaagcgaacataggagcgaactactaccctgatggtacccaggctgtgCTTCCAGTGCTTTAAAGAACTGAATAGAAAACAGCATTTGAGAATAAATGATGAACTAATTTTCTGTATTGGTGGCTTACATGGGTACTGTGGATTGTTTAAAGTACAATTAAAAAATTTACATATTGGCAAATGCAGAGATTCAATAAAAGACACAATGTAACAGTTGTGTAGTACAATTTTAGAGGTTTTAGTGCTAGAATACAAATTATGATACAAATTAGAACTGCTAGAATACAAATCGAAATTAAAATAGTACCAAATATCCAGTATGTATAATGACATAAGGATCTAAAAGTTTGTTTGCTGAAGTTcaagtatatacattgtactatctACAACTATCCATTGGTTAAACTACTGTTATACAGAAAGAGTCATTTCTTCTGTGTTTTCCAGCTGAACATGCTGATTGACAAGGCTGACAAGGATTTCAAGCAGACGTCTCCACAAGATGCCAAACAGGTGAGTAGAGCACAGAAAACAATAAGGAATGGACAAAATGCAAACaaatttttataatttttgcCTAAAAGTATGCCCTAATTTGCAGTATAACACCAGCAGTCCTTGGtggtgaaagaaagaaagaaagtgattTTGGAGCTGATTAGCTCAAAGAACTAAATGAGCAAGCTAATtagttgtgacagagaagacagacactatgtactGTAAAGTATTTTTAGGTTCATTGTACAGCTCTGGATGTTCCTCGAGCTCTTTTTGAGAAGTACAATGAACATTGGCTTGATGTCCTGTCCTAAGGATTGCAACAGGCTTTCATGTACCCAGGATTTTAACAACCTCATAGTCTAGGGACTAATGTTACTAACCATTGGACTACACTCGCTACAAAGTTGATGTAGTAAGGACAGAAGTTTGGTATGATCCTAAAATCTGTGAAATCCTTCCTACAGGTGGAAGACTTCCTGAGACAGCACGAAGCCGTGAAGAAAGACGTCTCCAAGGTCTTCGACCACACCACAGACAGTGGAGAGAAGATTGTCTTGAGGGTCCGAGAAAACGTGAGCATCTTTTCTTCAGTTATTATTTGAAGTAATAGACATTGTCTTATCTTACCTCTTACTTAGGGGGCCAGGTAGAGAATCATTACCTTGCATGCAGAGTCCTTCCACTTAATATGGATTCATTGATTCAATCAAGTAGTAATGCACAGATTTGATAACTTTGAAAAGTAAGACTGTTTGACAATTATAGTGAAGTGACTGCTTTTGAAACTTTAACCTGGTATTTTAGGGTTGATATTGTGACTGGATTAAAGCTTTGTTTGTTCCTGGTTTTAGTTTATAGATGCAGCCAGAGTAACGCTAGAACACGAGCTAACCAAGCTGGACATGAGGAGGCTGAAGCcgtgtttgtttacttgtttactgtttacttgttgttgtttacaggaaggTGTAGACGCAGCCAGAGTTACGGTAGAGTTTGCGCTAACCCTGCTGGACATGAGGAGGATCCAGTGGCGCTgtgtttatttacttgtttacTGTTTACTTGTTGCTGTTTGCAGAAAGGTGTAGATGCAGCCAGAGTTACAGTAGAGTAGGCCCTAACCATGCTGGACATAAGGAGGCTAAAgccatgtttgtttacttgtttactgtttacctgttgttgtttacaggaaggTGTAGATACAGCTAGAGTTACAATAGAGCAGGCGCTAACCATGCCGGACATGAGGAGGATCCAGTGCCCtgtatttgtttacttgtttactgtttacttgttgttgtttacaggaaggTGTAGATGCAGCCAGAGTTACAGTAGAGCAGGCCCTAACCATGCTGGACATGAGGAGGATCCCGTGGACAAAGCCTTCtttatttacttgtttattgtttatttgttgttgtttataggAAGGTGTAGATGCAGCCACAGTTACAGTAGAGCAGGCCCTGACCATGCTGGACATGAGGAGGATCCAGTGGCGCcgtgtttgtttacttgtttactgtttacttgttgttgtttacaggaaggTGTAGATGCAGCCAGAGTTACGGTAGAGCAGGCGCTAACCATGCTGGACATGAGGAGGATACAGTGGCTGATGCCatgtttatttacttgtttgttgttttttgtttactgtttacttgttgttgtttacaggaaggTGTAGATGCAGCCAGAGTTACGGTAGAGCAGGCCCTGACCATGCTGGACATGAGGAGGCTGAAGCcgtgtttgtttacttgtttattgtttacttgttgttgtttacaggaaggTGTAGATGCAGCCAGAGTTACAGTAGAGCAGACACTAACCACGCTGGACACGAGGAGGCTGAAGCcgtgtttgtttacttgtttattgtttacttgttgttgtttacaggaaggTGTAGATGCAGCCAGAGTTACAGTAGAGCAGGTGCTAACCATGCTGGACATGAGGAGGCTGAAGCcgtgtttgtttacttgtttactgTTTACTTGTTGTTATTTACAGGAAGGTGTAGATGCAGCCAGAGTTACAGTAGAGCAGGCCCTAACCATGCTGGACATGAGGAGGATCCAGTGGTTAAAGGAATGGGAGGAGCACAGAAGAAGGCTCGAGCAGGGCATCAAGATGTGTCAACTACTGAAGGATATAGAAAAGGTGAGGTCATTGTAAGATAAACTCTTTCAACATGTTACAGAATATACATAGAGGCTTTATTGACACCAGAAAAAGTATGGGAAATCAATATAGTGAGCTATAAACAACTAGAATTCTGTTGTGCAATTCTGTGAGCAATATATTCTTAATAGCTCAtgattcactcactcactcactctccggtttaacgtctgttgttccccatcccaTGGGGGTTAGACATGCTTGCACGTAAATGAGGGGGCTTCATGGCGGCTCTCCAGCGTCCTCTGTCATTTGGGTTGATACTGTGTAGGTTGAGATTCAAAGCCTCTAAAAGCAGAACAGGATTTTTGCAGTGGATTGTACAGTGCATcatttctgtccttggtgctgaacttgaTATCTTGT harbors:
- the LOC118405511 gene encoding uncharacterized protein LOC118405511 (The sequence of the model RefSeq protein was modified relative to this genomic sequence to represent the inferred CDS: added 33 bases not found in genome assembly); translated protein: MFLVFQERHAHLFTWLTGVVDTFLAMHADMGTILPAALEFLSNHERLEKDMKDREPQVDIVLQAAEEFMKTGAVEAHECDVKTRDIQAHWGRVGRVVRKRIGLGAIYVAFHKLARRLANEMDDLDELLKRTPTDGTKGLEIAIHRHDDQWKEVQEAFTVMERKGREFLSEVKLVRDDPQLDTERAVLCVETLLEHFGERKRTIQDQRTGWQQKLQAEEEFKQDWLRFMQEVKKTIEWIMSLEREIFPTSGAELGTNLEDAVDLQDKLRKFMPTAEKTSEVVEGHVKTAEMLAARGETGPQKESLIMDLLRVHQRFQARLAEYILLLEMAIAFFDNINKTDWLLRKNMKEYQRLSRLPDMAAANHAIEEHSLSQNSRLNMLIDKADKDFKQTSPQDAKQVEDFLRQHEAVKKDVSKVFDHTTDSGEKIVLRVRENEGVDAARVTVEQALTMLDMRRIQWLKEWEEHRRRLEQGIKMCQLLKDIEKLREQLSELADQLLEFQTQLKEAKTSHTISIIVQKFDDFTSQVTAFRYRFEGLSGQVDEALKEGWDNLAPLLSQRKDLRDRWHRFLQDFDAFGTRLPLAQQLFTNMQEIEAWLVETTKMLFELEQQARAVKTKEEAKAL